Below is a genomic region from Mycolicibacterium neworleansense.
TCGTGGAGGTCGCCGACCGGCGCGCGGCGATCGACCATGCGGTGGCCTGGGCCGGGCCCGGCGACATCGTGCTGATCGCCGGGAAGGGGCACGAGAGCGGGCAGACCGGTGGCGGCCGCACCCGGCCGTTCGACGACCGGGACGAGTTGGCAGCGGCGTTGGAGGCACTCAAGTCAGGGGAGTCGGGCACGTGATCGAGATGACCATCGCCAGGATCGCTGAGATCGTCGGTGGTGAGTTGGCCGGCATCACGGCCGAAGAGGCCGCCGCCACCCGCGTCACCGGCACTGTCGAGTTCGACTCTCGCGCGATCGGCCCGGGCGGACTGTTCCTGGCCCTGCCCGGTGCGCGCTCCGACGGCCACGACTTCGTGGGCGTGCCCGCAATCATCGTCACGCCCGAACCGGGGGCGGCCGACGCTGCTTCTGGCGCTTTGGAATTCGACACCGACGGGTCCGGTGCGGCGGTGCTGGCCGCGCTGGCGAAGTTGGCGGCGGCGGTGGCCGCCGAACTGGTGACCGGTGGGCTGACGATCATCGGGGTGACCGGATCGTCGGGGAAGACCTCGACGAAGGATCTGCTGGCCGCGGTGCTGGAGCCGCTCGGCCAGGTGATCGCGCCACCGGGGTCGTTCAACAACGAGCTGGGTCATCCCTGGACGGTGTTGCGCGCCACGCCGGACACCGATTACCTGATCCTGGAGATGTCGGCCCGGCATCCGGGCAATATCGCCGCCCTGGCCGCGATCGCTCCGCCGCAGATCGCCGTGGTGCTCAACGTGGGCACCGCCCATCTCGGCGAGTTCGGTTCTCGCGAGGCCATCGCGAATACCAAAGCCGAGTTGCCGCAAGCTGTTCCGGCCTCGGGGGTGGTGATCCTCAATGTCGACGACACCGCGGTGGCGGCGATGGCCGGCAAGACCGCGGCCCGGGTGGTGCGCGTGTCGCGTGAGCCCGGTTCCGAGGTCGACGTGTGGGCCGGCCCGGTCGCCCTCGATGATCTGGCCCGCCCGCGGTTCACTCTGCACGCGGCCGGCGATGAGGCCGCGGTGGCGCTTGCGGTGCACGGCGATCATCAGGTGGGCAATGCGCTGTGTGCCGCGGCGGTCGCGCTGGAGTGCGGGGCCGGCCTGGATCAGGTGGCCGCCGCGCTGGCGGGAGCCGGCCCGGTCTCGCGGCACCGGATGCAGGTCGCGTCCCGCGCCGACGGTGTGACGGTGATCAACGACGCCTACAACGCGAACCCGGATTCGATGCGCGCCGGGCTGAAGGCGCTGGCCTGGATGGCCCGGCAGAATCCTGGTGAACCCGCATTTGACCAGGGTGGAAAGCGCCGCAGCTGGGCCGTGTTGGGCGAGATGGCCGAACTCGGTGACGACGCGATAACCGAGCACGACGCCATCGGACGGTTCGCGGTGCGCTTAGATGTGTCTCGGTTAATCGTCGTCGGAACCGGGAGGGCTATGAACGCCATGCACCATGGCGCGGTGATGGAGGGTTCGTGGGGATCTGAGTCCACGATGGTCGACGACGCCGATGCCGCACTGGCCCTGTTGCAGGCTGAGCTGCAGCCGGGGGACGTGGTGCTGGTGAAGGCATCCAACTCGGTGGGGCTGGGCGCCCTGGCCGATGCGCTGGTTGCCGGACAAGATCGGAATGCCGACCGATGAAACTGATCCTGATCGCCGTCGGAATCGCGCTGACGGTTTCCATTCTGCTGACCCCCGCGTTGATCCGGCTGTTCACCAAACGTGGCCTCGGCCATGAGATCCGTGAGGACGGCCCGGCCAGCCACGCCAAGAAGCGTGGCACCCCGTCGATGGGTGGTGTGGCGATCGTGGCCGGGATCTGGGCCGGCTACCTGGGCACCCATCTGGTCGGGGTCGCACTCGGCGGTGAGGGCCCCTCGGCATCGGGTCTGTTGGTGTTGGGCCTGGCCACGATGCTCGGCCTGGTCGGATTCGTCGATGACCTGATCAAGCTCCGCCGGTCGCGCAATCTGGGCCTGAACAAGACCGCCAAGACCGTCGGCCAGCTGACCGCGGCGGTGTTGTTCGGTGTGCTGGCGCTGCAGTTCCGCAACGGGGACGGGCTCACCCCGGGCAGCCCCGAACTGTCCTATGTCCGCGAGATCGCCACGGTGACGCTGGCGTCGTGGGTTTTCGTGCTGTTCTGCGTGGTGGTTGTCAGCGCCTGGTCCAATGCCGTGAACTTCACCGACGGCCTGGACGGGCTGGCGGCCGGCGCGATGGCGATGGTGAGCGCGGCCTATGTCCTGATCACGTTCTGGCAGTACCGCAATGCCTGTGCCACGGCACCGGGTCTGGGCTGCTACAACGTCCGCGACCCACTGGACCTGGCCATCGTGGCGGCCGCGACGGCGGGCGCGTGTATCGGTTTCCTGTGGTGGAATGCCGCGCCGGCCAAGATCTTCATGGGTGACACCGGCTCACTGGCCCTCGGTGGCATCATCGCCGGGTTGTCGGTGACGAGCCGCACCGAGATCCTCGCCGTTGTCCTGGGCGCACTGTTCGTGGCCGAGGTGACCTCGGTGGTGGTGCAGATCCTGGCGTTCCGCACCACGGGCCGGCGGGTCTTCCGGATGGCTCCCTTCCATCATCATTTCGAGCTGGTGGGTTGGGCCGAGACGACGGTCATCATCCGGTTCTGGCTGCTGACGGCGATCGCCTGTGGTCTGGGTGTGGCCTTGTTCTACAGCGAGTGGCTCACCGCAGTCGGGGCCTGATGGTGGCGGGCCCATCCGGCGGGCGCGGCGGCGGCGACGATCTCTCGCTGCTGACCCCCGGTGCCCCGGTGCTGGTGGCAGGCGCGGGGGTGACCGGACGGGCCGTGCTGGCGGCCCTGGCGCCCCTCGGCGTGGCTGCGACGCTGTGCGACGACCGTGCCGACGCGCTGCAGGCCTATGCCGAGCAGGGCACCGCTGTGATCGATCCGGCCGGGGCCATCTCCGGCATCGCCGACTACGCGCTGGTGATCACGAGCCCGGGATTCCCGCCGACGGCTCCTGTCCTGGCCGCCGCGGCCGAGGCCGGCGTGCCGATCTGGGGGGATGTGGAGCTGGCCTGGCGGCTGGATGCGGCGGGCCGCTATGGGCCGCCCCGCCGCTGGCTGGTGGTCACCGGTACCAACGGCAAGACCACCACCACCTCGATGCTGCACGAGATGCTTTTGGCCGATGGGCGCCGAAGCCTGTTGTGCGGCAACATCGGTGACCCGGTGCTGGCGGTCCTCGATCAGTCCGCGGAGTTGCTGGCGGTCGAGCTGTCGAGCTTCCAGTTGCATTGGGCACCCTCGCTGCGCCCGGATGCGGGCGTGGTGCTCAACGTCGCCGAGGACCATCTGGACTGGCACGGTTCGATGGCCGCCTACGCCGCCGACAAGGCCAGGGCGCTGGCCGGCCGGGTGGCGGTGGTGGGTCTCGACGATCCGGTGGCGGCGGGCCTGCTGCCCACCGCTGGGGCTGGGGTTCGGGTGGGATTTCGGCTGGGCGAACCGGCCGCCGGAGAGCTCGGTGTCCGCGCCGGCAAGCTCGTCGACCGTGCTTTCGGCGCCGATGTCGAGTTGGCTGATGCCGCGACGATCAGTGTGGCCGGGCCCGTCGGTGTGCTCGACGCGCTGGCGGCTGCGGCACTGGCCCGGGCCGTGGGGGTGGCCCCTGAGTCGATCGCGGCCGCGTTGGCGTCGTTCCAGGTCGGCAGGCACCGCGCCGAGCTGGTCGGGGAGGCCGATGGCGTGCGCTATGTCGACGATTCCAAGGCCACCAACCCGCATGCCGCGCAAGCCTCGATCACCGCGTTCGATCGGGTGGTCTGGATCGCCGGGGGCTTGCTGAAGGGCGCTTCGGTCGATGAGCTGGTGCGCCAGGTGGCGAATCGGCTGGTCGCGGTCGTGCTGATCGGGCGGGATCGGCAGATGGTTGCCGATGCGTTATCGCGACACGCCCCGGATGTCCCCGTCGTCGCGGTTGTGACGGGGGAGGATTCTGGGGTGCTTGAGACAAATGAGTCTATTGGTGATCATGTGACTCGTGTGATCGAAGTCGGGGACCGACCGGTCTCTGACGCGGTCATGACGGCGGTCGTCGATGTCGCCCGCGGCCTCGCCGCGTCGGGCGACACCGTGTTGCTGGCCCCGGCAGGCGCGTCCTTCGATCAGTTCAGCGGCTACGGCCAGCGTGGCGATGCGTTCGCCGGCGCCGTCCGCGCCGCGATCGGGTAGGCGAGGTGGCCAGCATCCTGGCCCGGTTGCGTCGCGGTGGCGATGACGTAACCGGCGACACCGCCGCATCCGGGGACGGGTCCGCAGAGGCCGCCCCGTCGACAGCCGCCGCGCCGCGGACCCGGTTCGGCGCCTGGCTGGGCCGGCCGATGACATCGTTCCACCTGATCATCGCCGTCACCGCGTTGCTCACGACGCTGGGCCTGATCATGGTCCTCTCGGCGTCGGGGGTGTACTCCTACGACTTCGACGGATCGCCGTGGGCCGTGTTCGGCCGCCAGGTGATGTGGACCGTCGTCGGACTGATCGCCTTCTACCTGGCCCTGCGGATATCGGTGCGGACCCTGCGCCGGCTGGCGTTCCCCGGATTCGCCTTCACGATCGTGCTGCTGATCCTGGTGCTCATCCCCGGAATCGGCAAGGTGGCCAACGGTTCCCGCGGCTGGTTCGTCGTCGCCGGGTTCTCGATGCAGCCCTCGGAGCTGGCCAAGATCGCCTTCGCCATCTGGGGCGCGCACCTACTGGCGGCACGGCGCATGGAACGGGCCTCCCTGCGCGAGATGCTCATCCCGCTGGTGCCCGCCGCGGTGATCGCGCTGGCGTTGATCGTCGCCCAGCCCGACCTCGGTCAGACCGTCTCGCTGAGCATCATCCTGCTCGGCCTGCTCTGGTACGCGGGCCTCCCGCTGCGCGTGTTCCTGTCCTCACTGGCCGCCGCGGTCCTGGCGGCCGGGGTGCTGGCCCTGTCCGCGGGCTACCGCTCCGACCGGGTGCAGTCCTGGCTCGATCCGGCGGCCGACTCGCAGGGGATCGGCTACCAGTCCAGGCAGGCCCGGTTCGCCCTGGCCAACGGCGGCATCTTCGGTGACGGGCTGGGCCAGGGCACCGCCAAGTGGAACTACCTGCCCAACGCGCACAACGACTTCATCTTCGCGATCATCGGCGAGGAGTTGGGCTTCGTCGGAGCCGTGGGCCTGCTGGCGCTGTTCGGGTTGTTCGCCTACACCGGTATGCGCATCGCGCGGCGTTCGGCCGATCCGTTCCTGCGACTGCTGGCGGCGACCACCACACTGTGGGTGGTGGGCCAGATGTTCATCAACGTGGGCTACGTGGTGGGGCTGCTTCCGGTCACTGGCCTGCAGCTGCCGCTGATCTCGGCCGGTGGATCCTCGCAGGCCACAACGCTACTGATGATGGGGCTGATCACCAACGCGGCCCGGCACGAACCGGAGGCGGTGGCGGCGCTGCGGGCCGGGCGTGACGACCGGATGAACCGGCTGCTGCGGCTGCCGCTGCCCGAGCCGTACGTCCCGACCCGGCTGGAGGTGGCCCGCAACCGGCTGCACGACCGCCGCAAGACACCGTCGCGCGGCGTCGGCAAGCCCAGCGGCAAGGCCGGTGCGAAACCCGCCGCCAAGCAGGCCGGTAAGCAGTCCAGGGCCAAGCAGTCCGGCGCCAAACCGGCCCGGGCCGCCCGTCGTGCGCCGCACAGCGCGGACCGGCCGGTACGCCGGTCGGGGCGCGCTACCGGCCAGCAGCCGGCCGGGGGTGCTAGGTCTTCGGTCCGATATCCTGCAGGCCAGCGGAAACAGGGTCAACGGGCCCGGACTTTGGAAGGTCAGCGTTACGGGTGAGCGAGGGTAAGACGGACCGCGGGGTAACTGGTCCTCGGGGGCAGGAACGCAGTGACCGGGGGATATCCGTCGTTCTCGCCGGTGGCGGCACGGCGGGCCACGTCGAGCCGGCCATGGCGGTGGCGGACGCGCTGCGCGAACTCGATCCGCACGTGCGCATCACCGCGCTGGGAACCGCGCGGGGGCTGGAGACCCGGCTGGTGCCGCAGCGTGGCTACGACCTGGAACTGATCACCCCGGTGCCGCTTCCGCGCAAGCCGTCGGGGGACCTGGTGCGGTTGCCGCTGCGGGTGCGTACCGCGATTCGCCAGACCCGTTCCGTCCTGGCCGGCGTCGAGGCCGATGTGGTGATCGGGTTCGGCGGCTACGTCGCGTTGCCCGCCTACCTTGCCGCCCGCGGCGGTTTCGGCCTGCGCGGGCGTCGGCGCGCCGTCCCGGTGGTGGTGCACGAGGCCAACGCCAGCGCCGGCCTTGCCAACCGGGTCGGTGCGGTATCGGCGCGACGCGTGCTCTCGGCGGTACCCGAGCCTGGGCTGCGCAAGGTCGAGGTGGTCGGAGTGCCGGTGCGCGCGGCGATCACGTCGTTGGACCGCGCCGCCTTGCGGGCCGAGGCCAGGGCCTTCTTCGGCTTCGCCCCCGACGCCAAGGTGCTGCTGGTGTTCGGCGGTTCGCAGGGGGCACAGTCGATCAACCGCGCGGTGGCCTCGGCTGCCGAAGCCCTTGCTGCTGCCGGTGTTTCGGTTCTGCATGCGCACGGGCCGAAGAACACCCTGGACTTGCCGCCGGCCGCGGCGGGCGCACCGCCGTATGTCGCGGTGCCGTATCTGGACCGGATGGACCTGGCCTATGCCGCAGCGGATCTGGCGATCTGCCGTTCCGGGGCGATGACGGTTGCCGAGGTGACCGCCGTCGGCCTGCCCGCGGTGTACGTCCCGCTGCCGATCGGCAACGGTGAGCAGCGGCTCAACGCGCTTCCGGTGGTGTCGGCCGGCGGCGGCATGGTCGTCGACGATGCCCAGCTCACCGGTGAATTCGTGGCCGATACGGTGGCACGCCTGATGACCGACGACGCGCGGTTGGCGGCGATGACGGCCGCCGCCTCGTTGTCGGGTCACCCCGATGCCGCCAGGCGGGTGGCGCAGGTCGCCCTCGACGTTGCCCGCGACCGACGAAAGAAGCTGCAGTGAACGGTAATTCACTTCCGCCTGAGCTTCAGCGGGTGCACATGGTCGGGATCGGGGGAGCCGGGATGTCGGGCGTGGCCCGGATCCTGCTGGACCGCGGCGGCCTGGTGTCGGGCTCGGACGCCAAGGAGTCCCGTGGCGTGGTGGCGCTACGGGCCCGCGGTGCCGAGATCCGGATCGGGCACGACGCGTCGTCGCTGGATCTGCTGCCGGGTGGGCCGACCGCCGTCGTCACCACCCACGCCGCGATCCCCAAGACCAACCCGGAGCTTGTCGAGGCCCGGCGCCGCGGCATCCCGGTGATCCTGCGCCCCGCGGTGCTCGCCAAGCTGATGGTCGGCGATACCACGTTGATGGTGACGGGTACTGCCGGCAAGACGACGACGACATCGATGCTCATCGTGGCCTTGCAGCACAGCGGTTTCGACCCGTCGTTCGCTGTTGGTGGTGACCTCGGCGAGCCCGGTACCAACGCGCATCACGGCAGCGGCGCCTACTTCGTCGCCGAGGCCGACGAGAGTGACGGGTCACTGGTGGAGTACCGACCCGATATCGCGGTCGTCACCAACATCGAAGCCGACCACCTCGATTTCTTCGGGACCGAGCAGGCTTACGTCGATGTATTCGACGCGTTCATGGAGCGTCTGCGCCCAGGTGGCGTGGTGGTGGTGTGCGTCGATGATCCGGGCGCAGCGGCTTTCGCCGAACGGACTGCCGCACGGGGAATCCGGGTGCTCCGCTACGGCAGCGGTGATCGCCCGGATCTGGCGGCCGCACTGCTGGACTGGCAGCAGCGAGGCACCACCGCGGTCGCGACGGTGCAGTTGGCGGCGGAGAGTCAGCCACGGACTATGCGGCTTTCGGTGCCGGGCCGTCACATGGCACTCAACGCCGTGGCGGCACTGCTCGCGGCGGTCCAGGCCGGCGCGGATCCAGACGACGTGCTCGATGCGTTGGCAGGATTCGAGGGCGTGCGGCGCCGGTTCGAGTTGGTGGGTACCACAGCCGGCGTCCGGGTATTCGACGACTATGCCCATCACCCTACGAAGGTCACCGCGGCACTGACCGCTGTACGCGCGTTGGCCAAGGAGTCCGGTGGCCGGTCCATCGTGGTGTTCCAGCCCCATTTGTATTCCCGCACAGCAGATTTCGCAGAAGAGTTCGGAAAGGCGCTCAGCATCGCCGACCAGGTCTTCGTGCTTGACGTGTACGCCGCGCGGGAACAGCCGCTACCTGGGATCAGCGGTGCGACGGTCGCGGACGCCGTGACGGTTCCGGTGACGTACGTGCCCGATTTCTCCGCCGTGGCGGCGCTGGTGGCGGCTGACGCACGGCCGGGTGATGTCGTCGTCACCATGGGCGCCGGTGACGTGACCATGCTGGGCAAGGAGATCATCACCGAGCTCGGTATCAAGGAGAATCGCACGACCCCGGGCCGTCCTTCGACGGGTGCGCCGTGACCGAGACGGGTGCTGAGGGTCCCGAGGGCGGGGCCGAAGTTCCCGGCGAGGCCGGTTCCGCAGCGACTGAGTCACCCGCGACCGATGTGCCGCCCGCGGCAGGGTCCGATGTGCCCGCGGCGGCAGCCGCCGATTACGAGGGCCCGCGTCGCCGCGCCCGCCGTGAACGTGAGGAACGCCGGATCGCGCGGGACCGGGCGGTGGCGATCGAACAGGCTCGGCGCGAAGCGAAGCGCCGGGTGGTCGGGCAGTCCGCAGATGCCCCGAACACTGTGGCCCGCAGCACTATTCGCAGCCTGAAGGTGCTCTTGTGGTCTGCGCTGGCCAGCGTTGTCGCGGTGGCGTTGGGTCTGGTTCTGTATTTCACGCCGGTGATGTCGGTGCGCAATGTGGCGGTCAGCGGTGCGGCCGCGGTGCCGCAGGAGCAGGTGCTGGCCGCCGCTGCGGTGGTGCCGGGCACCCCGCTGCTGCAGGTCAACACGGACGCGGTCGCCGAGCGGGTGGCCACGATCCGGCGTATCGCCACGGCGCGCGTTCAGCGGGAGTATCCCTCGACGCTTCGGATCACGGTCGTCGAGCGGGTGCCGGTGGTGGTCAAGGACTATCCCGACGGCCCGCATCTGTTCGACCGCGATGGGGTGGATTTCGCCACCGAGCCGCCACCGCCGACGCTGCCGTACCTGGACGCCGAGAATCCGGGCCCGGCCGATCCGGCCACCAAGGCCGCGCTCGAGGTGATGTTGGCCCTGCCGCCGGACGTCGTCGCACAGGTGGGCCGGATCGCCGCACCGTCGGTGGCCTCGATCGCGCTGACGCTGGCCGACGGCCGGGTGGTGGTGTGGGGGACCAACGACCGGACCGAGGAGAAGGCGCTGAAACTGGCGGCGCTGCTGACCCAGCCGGGTCGTACCTACGACGTGTCCAGTCCGGATCTGCCTACCGTCAAGTAGATCCGGTCCGAAATTGCCGCGCGACGCGTCGGCGCGCCTGCCGCGATCACCGGCGTTGTCCCCCTACCGTTCTGTTTGCGCGGAACTACTTGACATAACTCTAAGCCTATGGTTGAGGTTGAGGGTTTGCAGGAGGAGGGTTCGGCGGCCATGAACACCCGACTTGGGAGGAAGACGATCCATGACCCCCCCGCATAACTACCTCGCGGTAATCAAGGTGGTTGGTATCGGCGGCGGCGGTGTCAACGCCGTCAACCGGATGATCGAACAGGGCCTCAAGGGCGTCGAGTTCATCGCCATCAACACCGACGCACAGGCACTGCTGATGAGCGACGCTGACGTCAAGCTCGACGTCGGCCGTGACTCGACCCGTGGACTCGGCGCAGGAGCGGACCCCGAAGTGGGGCGCAAGGCGGCCGAGGATGCCAAGGACGACATCGAGGAGCTGCTGCGCGGCGCCGACATGGTGTTCGTCACCGCCGGTGAGGGCGGCGGCACCGGAACCGGTGGCGCACCCGTCGTCGCGTCGATCGCACGCAAGCTCGGCGCGCTCACCGTCGGTGTGGTGACGCGGCCGTTCTCGTTCGAGGGCAAGCGCCGGAGCAATCAGGCCGAGAACGGTATCCAGACGCTGCGCGAGAGCTGCGACACCCTCATCGTCATCCCCAACGACCGCCTGTTGCAGATGGGCGACGCCGCGGTGTCGCTGATGGACGCGTTCCGCAGTGCCGACGAGGTGCTGCTCAACGGCGTTCAGGGCATCACCGACCTGATCACCACACCCGGCCTGATCAACGTCGACTTCGCCGACGTCAAGGGTGTGATGAGCGGGGCGGGGACGGCGCTGATGGGCATCGGTTCGGCCCGCGGTGACGGCCGTGCGCTCAAGGCGGCGGAGATCGCGATCAACTCGCCGCTGCTGGAGGCCTCGATGGAGGGCGCGCAGGGCGTGCTCCTGTCGGTGGCCGGCGGTAGCGACCTGGGGCTGTTCGAGATCAACGAGGCCGCCTCGCTGGTGCAGGACGCGGCCCATCCCGAGGCCAACATCATCTTCGGCACGGTGATCGACGACTCGCTCGGTGACGAGGTCCGGGTCACGGTGATCGCGGCAGGCTTCGACATGGCCGGGCCCAGCCGCAAGCCGGTGGTCAGCCCGAGTGCGGCCCAGACCCAGCCGATCGCCTCGGCCCGTTCCGGCAAGGTGACCACGTCGCTGTTCGAACCGACGGACGCGGTGAGCGTCCCGGCACCCACGAATGGCGCCACCGTCAGTGTCGGTGGCGACGGAGACGGCGGGATCGCCGACGACGATGTCGACGTGCCGCCCTTCATGCGGCACTGAGCCGGGCCCGGCGGCGGGTTCGGATACTGGGATCGTGAGTGTTCGTATTCGGCGGGTGACGACAACCCGCGCCGGCGGCGTCTCGGCACCGCCCTTCGATTCCTTCAACCTCGGCGACCATGTCGGCGACGACCCGAAAGCGGTGGCCCAGAACCGGCGGAGGCTGGCGGCCGCCGTCGGGGCCGATGCGCTGGTCTGGATGAATCAGGTACACAGCGATCACGTCGTCACCGTGGACGGCCCGCGTGACACCGCGGTCGATAATGCCGACGCATTGGTGACCACCACCCCGCGTTTGGCATTGGTCGTGGTGACCGCCGATTGCGTCCCGGTATTAATGGGCGACGCACGCGCAGGGGTCGTCGCCGCCGTGCACGCCGGCCGGGTCGGGGCTCAGAAGGGCATCGTCGCCCGGACCGTGGAGGCGATGGTGGCGGCCGGTGCCCACGCCGAGGACATCTCGGTGCTGCTCGGCCCCGCGGTCAGCGGTGCCAACTACGAGGTGCCCGAACAGATGGCGGCCGAGGTCGAGGCGGTCCTGCCCGGCTCGCGCACCACCACCTCGCGCGGCACGCCCGGCCTGGACCTGAGGGCCGGAATAGCCCGGCAGTTAACGGCTTTGGGTGTCACGGCGATCGACGTGGACCCACGGTGCACAGTGGCCGACCGCGCGCTGTTCAGCCATCGCCGCGACGCACCGACCGGGCGCCTGGCGAGTGTGGTGTGGATGGAGCAGTCGCGGTGAACGACCCGGAGAACGAGCCTGGAGTGAGAGTGAGATGAGCACCGTGCAGCGCGCGCGTGATGCCGATCGGACGGCCGAGTTGACCGCCGCGCTCGGTGCGGCGCGGGCGCGCCTGGCACGTGCCGCAGAATCGGTCGGGCGAAATGTCAATGAAATTGAATTACTTCCGATCACCAAATACTTTCCGGCCACCGATGTCATTATTCTCAATCAATTAGGGTGCCTCGCATTTGGTGAATCCCGCGAACAAGAGGCCGCCGATAAAGTCGCTTCCGTTCGCGCGGAATTGCCGGAGGCGCCGATTCGCTGGCACATGGTGGGGCGTATCCAGCGGAACAAGGCGCGGGCCGTTGCCGGCTGGGCGCACACCGCGCACTCTGTCGACAGCACGCGCCTGCTGACCGCGCTGGACCGGGCCGCGGGCGAGGCGCTGGCGGCCGGGGCGCGCCCGGAGCCGTTGCGCGTCTACATCCAGATCAGTCTCGACGGTGACACCGCGCGGGGCGGGGTCGATGTGGATGCCCCTGATCTCGTCGACGAAATCTGTGGGTCAGCGAACACCGCCGAGGCGCTGGAGTTCGCCGGTCTGATGGGAATCCCTCCACTGGAATGGGATCCCGACGACGCTTTTGCGCGGCTTGCGGCCGAGCGGGACCGGGTGCAGCGCGACTACCAGCACCGGCTCGAACTGTCGGCGGGGATGTCTGGAGATCTCGAAAGCGCGGTCAAACACGGATCGACATGTGTGCGTGTCGGTACCGCGCTCATGGGGCAACGCCCGCTAACGTCACCCGCAGTAGTCACTCCAGTCACATCTTCATCACAGACACCACCACCCCCACCGTCCGCAGAAGGGTCGCCGAGATGAGCACACTGCACAAAGTCAAGGCCTACTTCGGCATGGCGCCGATGGAGGACTACGACGACGAGTACTACGAGGACGATGACCGCGGAGGTGCCCGCAGCTACGCCCGGCGTCCCCGCGACGAGCGTTTCGAAGAGGACGGCTACGGCTACGAGGGGCCCGAATACGACGACGGGCCGGCCTACCGGGGCGGCTACGCGGGTGGTTTCGCCGACGAGCAGCGGTTCGAGCCGCGAGTCCGCGCCCCGCGCGAATTCGACCGTCCCGCACCGCGTCTCGGCGCCCTGTCGGGATCTACCCGGGGTGCGCTGGCCATGGATCCGCGCCGGATGGCCGAGCTCTTCGAGGCGGGCAGCCCGCTGGCGAAGATCACCACGCTGCGGCCCAAGGACTACAGCGAGGCCCGCACCATCGGTGAGCGTTTCCGCGACGGCACCCCGGTGATCATGGACCTGGTCTCGATGGACAACGCCGACGCCAAGCGTCTGGTGGACTTCGCGGCCGGTCTGGCATTCGCACTGCGCGGTTCGTTCGACAAGGTGGCCACCAAGGTCTTCCTGCTGTCACCGGCTGACGTCGACGTCAGCGCCGAGCAGCGTCGCCGGATCGCCGAGGCCGGCTTCTACGCCTATCAGTAGTGCGCGACCTCCGTCGCAGCACAGCGGCGCCGCCGTGCGCAGGCCCGAAACCCTGAAGGGGCCCGGGTAGGCTGGCGGCGTCGCACTATCGGTTGACCACGTCTTCTGTGTGAGATGTGTCCGACCTACGGCGACCTGTATCCAATGTCACACATCCTGTAGGTAGTGAGGTCGGCTCAGTTGTCGCTGTTCTTCGAAATTCTCGGTTTCGCGCTGTTCATCTTCTGGCTGCTGCTCATCGCGCGCGTCGTCGTCGAGTTCATCCGGTCGTTCAGCCGCGACTGGCACCCCAAGGGT
It encodes:
- the murC gene encoding UDP-N-acetylmuramate--L-alanine ligase, with translation MNGNSLPPELQRVHMVGIGGAGMSGVARILLDRGGLVSGSDAKESRGVVALRARGAEIRIGHDASSLDLLPGGPTAVVTTHAAIPKTNPELVEARRRGIPVILRPAVLAKLMVGDTTLMVTGTAGKTTTTSMLIVALQHSGFDPSFAVGGDLGEPGTNAHHGSGAYFVAEADESDGSLVEYRPDIAVVTNIEADHLDFFGTEQAYVDVFDAFMERLRPGGVVVVCVDDPGAAAFAERTAARGIRVLRYGSGDRPDLAAALLDWQQRGTTAVATVQLAAESQPRTMRLSVPGRHMALNAVAALLAAVQAGADPDDVLDALAGFEGVRRRFELVGTTAGVRVFDDYAHHPTKVTAALTAVRALAKESGGRSIVVFQPHLYSRTADFAEEFGKALSIADQVFVLDVYAAREQPLPGISGATVADAVTVPVTYVPDFSAVAALVAADARPGDVVVTMGAGDVTMLGKEIITELGIKENRTTPGRPSTGAP
- a CDS encoding cell division protein FtsQ/DivIB — translated: MTETGAEGPEGGAEVPGEAGSAATESPATDVPPAAGSDVPAAAAADYEGPRRRARREREERRIARDRAVAIEQARREAKRRVVGQSADAPNTVARSTIRSLKVLLWSALASVVAVALGLVLYFTPVMSVRNVAVSGAAAVPQEQVLAAAAVVPGTPLLQVNTDAVAERVATIRRIATARVQREYPSTLRITVVERVPVVVKDYPDGPHLFDRDGVDFATEPPPPTLPYLDAENPGPADPATKAALEVMLALPPDVVAQVGRIAAPSVASIALTLADGRVVVWGTNDRTEEKALKLAALLTQPGRTYDVSSPDLPTVK
- the ftsZ gene encoding cell division protein FtsZ — protein: MTPPHNYLAVIKVVGIGGGGVNAVNRMIEQGLKGVEFIAINTDAQALLMSDADVKLDVGRDSTRGLGAGADPEVGRKAAEDAKDDIEELLRGADMVFVTAGEGGGTGTGGAPVVASIARKLGALTVGVVTRPFSFEGKRRSNQAENGIQTLRESCDTLIVIPNDRLLQMGDAAVSLMDAFRSADEVLLNGVQGITDLITTPGLINVDFADVKGVMSGAGTALMGIGSARGDGRALKAAEIAINSPLLEASMEGAQGVLLSVAGGSDLGLFEINEAASLVQDAAHPEANIIFGTVIDDSLGDEVRVTVIAAGFDMAGPSRKPVVSPSAAQTQPIASARSGKVTTSLFEPTDAVSVPAPTNGATVSVGGDGDGGIADDDVDVPPFMRH
- the pgeF gene encoding peptidoglycan editing factor PgeF — protein: MSVRIRRVTTTRAGGVSAPPFDSFNLGDHVGDDPKAVAQNRRRLAAAVGADALVWMNQVHSDHVVTVDGPRDTAVDNADALVTTTPRLALVVVTADCVPVLMGDARAGVVAAVHAGRVGAQKGIVARTVEAMVAAGAHAEDISVLLGPAVSGANYEVPEQMAAEVEAVLPGSRTTTSRGTPGLDLRAGIARQLTALGVTAIDVDPRCTVADRALFSHRRDAPTGRLASVVWMEQSR
- a CDS encoding YggS family pyridoxal phosphate-dependent enzyme, producing MSTVQRARDADRTAELTAALGAARARLARAAESVGRNVNEIELLPITKYFPATDVIILNQLGCLAFGESREQEAADKVASVRAELPEAPIRWHMVGRIQRNKARAVAGWAHTAHSVDSTRLLTALDRAAGEALAAGARPEPLRVYIQISLDGDTARGGVDVDAPDLVDEICGSANTAEALEFAGLMGIPPLEWDPDDAFARLAAERDRVQRDYQHRLELSAGMSGDLESAVKHGSTCVRVGTALMGQRPLTSPAVVTPVTSSSQTPPPPPSAEGSPR
- a CDS encoding cell division protein SepF — its product is MSTLHKVKAYFGMAPMEDYDDEYYEDDDRGGARSYARRPRDERFEEDGYGYEGPEYDDGPAYRGGYAGGFADEQRFEPRVRAPREFDRPAPRLGALSGSTRGALAMDPRRMAELFEAGSPLAKITTLRPKDYSEARTIGERFRDGTPVIMDLVSMDNADAKRLVDFAAGLAFALRGSFDKVATKVFLLSPADVDVSAEQRRRIAEAGFYAYQ